In a single window of the Anaerocolumna cellulosilytica genome:
- the trxB gene encoding thioredoxin-disulfide reductase, with the protein MNKIYELIIIGSGPAGLAAALYAGRAELDTIIIEKAPISGGQIINTYEVDNYPGIPGISGFELGTKFREHCDRLNMNFITGEVTKFEVEDGLKKITLEDGTVYISKTVILANGANPRKLAVEGEERLAGMGVSYCATCDGAFFKNKVTVVVGGGDVAVEDAIFLARICKKVYVIHRRNEFRAARSYINKLLSMENVEIIWDSVVEEIKGNEQVENIIVKNIKSEDNKELEVDGVFIAVGNLPNSQVYKGVVEMDAGGYLVASENCETNIPGVFAAGDIRTKELRQIITAASDGANSITAVEKYLNTLS; encoded by the coding sequence ATGAATAAAATTTATGAATTAATTATTATAGGTTCGGGTCCTGCCGGGCTTGCAGCTGCATTGTATGCAGGAAGAGCAGAGTTAGACACTATTATTATTGAGAAAGCACCTATCAGCGGAGGACAAATTATTAATACGTATGAAGTTGATAACTATCCTGGCATTCCCGGAATCAGTGGTTTTGAGTTGGGTACAAAATTCAGGGAGCATTGTGACCGTCTTAATATGAATTTCATTACAGGTGAAGTTACTAAATTTGAAGTGGAAGATGGACTAAAAAAAATAACATTAGAAGACGGAACTGTCTATATAAGTAAAACTGTGATTCTCGCCAATGGTGCGAACCCGCGCAAATTGGCGGTGGAAGGAGAGGAACGTCTGGCAGGAATGGGAGTTTCTTATTGTGCAACCTGTGATGGTGCTTTTTTTAAGAATAAAGTAACTGTTGTAGTAGGCGGCGGTGATGTTGCGGTTGAAGATGCTATTTTCCTTGCTAGAATCTGCAAAAAGGTATATGTAATCCACAGAAGAAATGAATTCAGAGCAGCAAGAAGTTATATTAACAAACTACTATCTATGGAAAATGTAGAAATTATTTGGGATAGTGTAGTAGAAGAAATTAAAGGCAATGAACAAGTGGAGAACATTATTGTAAAAAATATAAAATCAGAAGACAATAAAGAACTGGAAGTAGACGGTGTCTTCATTGCTGTTGGTAATCTGCCAAACTCTCAGGTTTATAAGGGAGTAGTAGAAATGGATGCCGGAGGCTATCTAGTGGCCAGCGAAAATTGTGAAACCAATATACCGGGTGTATTTGCTGCAGGGGATATTCGGACAAAAGAATTACGTCAGATTATTACAGCCGCCTCTGATGGAGCTAATTCAATTACAGCAGTAGAAAAGTACTTAAATACCTTATCATAA
- a CDS encoding YjfB family protein — protein sequence MDIAAVSMMMSASQLSTNVGTALLSKNLDTAEVLGDGLIQMMEQSVNPTIGQNIDIKL from the coding sequence ATGGATATAGCAGCAGTATCAATGATGATGTCTGCATCACAACTTTCAACTAATGTAGGCACAGCCTTACTTAGTAAAAATCTCGATACCGCAGAAGTATTAGGAGACGGCCTTATTCAAATGATGGAGCAATCTGTTAATCCCACTATAGGCCAAAATATAGATATAAAGCTGTGA
- a CDS encoding CPBP family intramembrane glutamic endopeptidase, with protein sequence MNRVKSVNRVFFATVVLSFVGSIINSYILHYTNNYFYAVLFSQFILIVPSLVYLTINRLNVAKAIRFQKVKFSNIILIILFTYLITPLMNLINAFSMIYVKNDTANVMSSIVSKNGWLLSLFMVAFIPCIMEEAVYRGIFFNEYRKVSVLKGIFLSGFLFGIIHGNLNQFSYAFVMGIVFALLIEATGSILSTMIVHFFINGTSITLLAVYPKLFNLLESLYGKEQFDASALMESMNTQIGGMNFSDVIKTYGFTAFIATILAFVVFRTIAKNCGRWEHVIGIFSRKESNIDTMDKLEEAEENLSYSLKETDGRKRIMTVSLALGILCSVALMIYSEFISRQISEQEVDGLLTIIRVFLR encoded by the coding sequence ATGAATCGTGTTAAATCAGTAAATCGGGTGTTTTTTGCTACGGTAGTACTTTCATTTGTGGGTTCAATAATTAATAGTTATATTTTGCATTATACAAACAATTATTTTTATGCTGTGCTATTTTCGCAATTCATATTAATAGTACCTTCCCTGGTTTATTTAACGATAAATCGTTTGAATGTAGCTAAAGCCATTCGGTTTCAGAAAGTCAAATTTTCTAATATTATATTAATAATCCTTTTTACTTATTTAATAACACCGTTAATGAATTTAATTAATGCTTTTTCGATGATTTATGTTAAGAATGATACTGCCAATGTGATGAGCAGCATCGTAAGTAAGAATGGGTGGCTGCTCAGTTTGTTTATGGTAGCATTCATTCCCTGTATTATGGAAGAAGCAGTATATCGTGGTATCTTTTTTAATGAGTATCGTAAGGTGAGCGTATTAAAAGGTATATTTTTAAGTGGTTTTTTATTCGGTATTATACATGGTAATCTGAATCAGTTTTCTTATGCATTTGTTATGGGAATTGTTTTTGCTCTTTTAATAGAGGCTACCGGTTCTATATTATCTACCATGATTGTTCACTTTTTTATAAACGGAACCTCTATTACCCTGCTGGCAGTTTATCCTAAGCTTTTTAATTTATTAGAATCCTTATATGGTAAGGAACAATTTGATGCAAGTGCATTAATGGAATCCATGAATACACAAATCGGTGGAATGAACTTTTCAGATGTTATAAAGACTTATGGATTTACTGCATTTATAGCAACTATCCTTGCATTTGTTGTATTTCGAACCATAGCAAAAAACTGTGGCAGATGGGAGCATGTAATCGGAATTTTTAGCAGAAAGGAATCTAATATTGATACAATGGATAAACTAGAGGAAGCAGAAGAAAATTTATCATATAGCTTAAAAGAGACAGATGGTAGAAAGAGAATAATGACAGTAAGCCTCGCATTGGGAATACTATGCTCGGTTGCCCTTATGATTTACTCGGAATTTATTTCCAGACAGATTTCAGAGCAGGAAGTTGATGGTTTGCTTACAATCATAAGAGTATTCCTAAGATAA
- a CDS encoding class I SAM-dependent methyltransferase: MDSIDYYNKYANIYFESTVELDMGETLERFVGMLPEAGEILDLGCGSGRDSLKFIERGFDVTAVDGSIELCGLASIHIGQDVLHMQFDELDFQEVFDGIWACASLLHTSPEELEVVLGKVIDGLKPGGILYMSFKHGEFSGFRNGRYFNDYKTKAMKEVISKFSDIDLVDLWKTSDIRNEKLNEEWLNVLVRKVREEQK; the protein is encoded by the coding sequence TTGGACTCGATAGATTATTATAATAAGTACGCTAATATATACTTTGAAAGTACAGTTGAATTGGATATGGGAGAGACTCTGGAAAGATTTGTAGGTATGTTACCGGAAGCAGGAGAAATACTTGATCTTGGATGTGGTTCCGGACGCGATAGCCTTAAATTTATAGAAAGAGGTTTTGATGTAACTGCTGTTGATGGATCTATTGAATTATGCGGTCTGGCTTCCATACATATCGGGCAAGATGTTCTTCATATGCAATTTGACGAATTAGATTTTCAGGAAGTATTCGACGGGATATGGGCATGTGCCTCCTTGTTACATACTTCACCTGAGGAACTGGAAGTAGTATTAGGAAAAGTAATCGATGGGTTAAAACCTGGTGGAATTTTATATATGTCATTTAAGCATGGTGAATTCTCTGGATTTAGAAATGGCAGATATTTTAATGACTATAAAACCAAAGCCATGAAAGAGGTTATTTCGAAATTTTCAGATATAGATCTTGTGGATTTGTGGAAGACATCAGATATACGAAATGAGAAGTTAAACGAAGAATGGTTGAATGTGTTAGTACGTAAAGTTAGAGAAGAACAGAAGTAG
- a CDS encoding RidA family protein — MKKIISTTNAPAAIGPYSQAVAINDIIYTSGVIPINPEDGSLVTGDIKEQAERVLKNLSALLESCGTSLDKVIKTTVFIKNMDDFAALNEVYAKYFTKDFPARSCVEVARLPKDVLVEIEAIAEL, encoded by the coding sequence ATGAAAAAGATAATCAGCACAACAAACGCTCCAGCAGCAATCGGCCCTTACTCACAAGCAGTTGCAATCAATGACATAATATATACATCCGGAGTAATACCAATTAATCCGGAAGACGGAAGTCTGGTAACCGGAGATATAAAAGAGCAGGCAGAACGTGTGCTAAAGAATCTTTCTGCATTGTTGGAATCCTGTGGTACAAGTCTTGATAAAGTTATTAAAACAACTGTTTTTATAAAAAACATGGATGATTTCGCTGCATTAAATGAAGTTTATGCAAAATATTTTACTAAGGACTTTCCTGCAAGGTCTTGTGTAGAAGTAGCTCGGCTTCCAAAAGACGTGTTGGTTGAAATTGAAGCAATTGCAGAGCTGTAA
- a CDS encoding acyl-[acyl-carrier-protein] thioesterase, with the protein MYSFKSRVRYSEVDKDKKMDMYSIINYFQDCSTFQSEDIGMGFDFLESEKKVWLMNAWQIVADRYPVIGEEITVSTWAYGFNGMYGYRNFIITDCNDKVCTAANSIWVYMDTKSYRPVKVTEDVVKGYEIEEAYDMDYAPRKITIPKDLTILDNFPVIRANIDTNNHVNNGQYIKMAEEFVPGGFPVGKMRAEYRRSAMLGDLIVPMVCENDDTVTVVLADTNEKPYAVIEFKK; encoded by the coding sequence ATGTATAGTTTTAAAAGTCGAGTTCGCTACAGCGAAGTTGACAAAGATAAAAAAATGGATATGTATTCTATTATAAATTATTTTCAGGATTGCAGTACCTTTCAATCAGAAGATATCGGTATGGGCTTTGATTTTTTGGAAAGTGAGAAAAAGGTCTGGTTGATGAATGCCTGGCAGATTGTTGCCGACCGCTATCCGGTTATAGGTGAAGAAATCACTGTTTCAACCTGGGCTTATGGTTTTAATGGTATGTATGGGTACCGTAATTTTATTATAACAGATTGTAACGATAAAGTATGTACTGCTGCCAATTCCATATGGGTTTATATGGATACCAAAAGCTATCGCCCCGTTAAGGTTACAGAAGACGTTGTGAAAGGCTATGAAATAGAAGAAGCCTATGATATGGACTATGCACCACGTAAAATTACTATTCCAAAAGACCTGACTATTTTGGATAATTTTCCGGTTATTAGAGCCAATATTGATACCAATAATCATGTAAATAATGGGCAGTATATTAAAATGGCAGAAGAATTCGTGCCAGGTGGTTTTCCAGTGGGGAAGATGAGAGCGGAATACCGGCGTTCAGCAATGTTAGGTGATCTAATTGTACCTATGGTATGTGAAAATGACGATACCGTTACTGTGGTATTGGCGGATACGAATGAAAAACCTTATGCTGTGATTGAATTTAAGAAATAA
- a CDS encoding CvfB family protein, giving the protein MIKLGEIQTLQVVKATDFGIYLCEPENTEGERILLPKNQVPAAIKNGDEIEVFVYKDSEDRPIATTATPKVTLGKTSLLRVKDVTTIGAFLDWGLAKDLLLPFKEQTQRVHTGDDVIAALYVDKSGRLCATMKVYDYLSCSSPYKKDDRVIGVVYEIIDSYGAFVAVDNIYQALIPTKELHRPIKVGDSVEARVIQVKEDGKLDLSLREKSYLQLDADAEDIFTKLTAEGGFLPYHDKTDSDVIKAQLNLSKNAFKRAIGRLLKEGRITIDSDGIREVK; this is encoded by the coding sequence ATGATAAAATTAGGAGAAATACAAACATTACAGGTGGTAAAGGCTACTGACTTTGGTATCTATTTGTGCGAACCCGAAAACACAGAAGGGGAGCGTATTCTTCTACCAAAGAACCAAGTACCCGCAGCAATTAAAAATGGAGATGAGATAGAAGTTTTTGTCTATAAAGATTCTGAAGACCGACCGATTGCAACTACAGCAACACCCAAAGTAACACTTGGAAAGACATCTCTGCTTCGTGTAAAAGATGTTACAACTATCGGTGCATTTTTAGATTGGGGTCTTGCAAAGGACCTCTTACTGCCCTTTAAGGAACAAACACAGCGGGTTCATACGGGAGACGATGTAATTGCCGCTTTATATGTAGATAAGAGTGGCCGCTTATGTGCTACCATGAAAGTGTATGACTATCTGTCCTGTTCTTCTCCTTATAAAAAAGATGATAGAGTAATAGGTGTTGTGTACGAAATTATTGACTCCTATGGTGCTTTCGTGGCTGTTGATAACATATATCAGGCATTGATACCTACAAAAGAACTTCACCGCCCTATTAAAGTGGGTGATAGTGTAGAAGCTAGGGTAATTCAGGTTAAAGAAGATGGTAAGCTGGATTTAAGTCTTCGGGAGAAATCCTATTTGCAACTTGATGCAGATGCTGAAGATATCTTTACGAAACTTACTGCCGAAGGCGGCTTTCTCCCCTATCACGATAAAACAGATTCCGATGTTATTAAGGCGCAGCTTAACCTTAGTAAAAATGCTTTTAAAAGAGCCATTGGAAGGCTTTTGAAGGAAGGCAGAATAACCATAGACAGTGATGGAATACGTGAAGTAAAATAA
- a CDS encoding flagellar protein yields MDVRNCKNCGKLFNYISGLPPLCHNCIKELEEKFLIVKEYIYKHPGAGMQEVAEENEVSTTQIQKWIREERLEFSKESLVGLECESCGTLIRTGRFCKSCKDKLANNLGNAYKDPEPVKKKNDVKDNPKMRFLDQH; encoded by the coding sequence ATGGATGTAAGAAATTGTAAGAATTGCGGTAAATTATTTAATTATATCAGTGGACTCCCACCCTTGTGCCATAACTGCATAAAGGAATTGGAGGAAAAATTTCTCATAGTTAAAGAATATATCTATAAGCATCCAGGAGCTGGAATGCAAGAGGTGGCAGAAGAAAATGAGGTTTCAACAACTCAGATACAAAAGTGGATTCGGGAAGAAAGGCTGGAATTTTCAAAGGAATCTTTAGTAGGATTGGAATGTGAGAGCTGTGGTACACTTATACGTACTGGACGTTTTTGCAAATCCTGTAAAGATAAACTAGCCAATAATTTGGGAAATGCATACAAAGATCCGGAACCGGTCAAGAAAAAGAATGACGTAAAAGATAATCCCAAAATGCGTTTTCTGGATCAGCATTAA
- a CDS encoding ComF family protein: protein MLQTVLDFIYPKRCPICGDIAVPRGELACMECRSTLKPISEPRCKKCSKPIENEEKEYCLDCETKKHHYTKGFALWIYDSVLKKSLADFKFHGRQEYAVFYAEEIIKQFEQSLKQLALDGLVPIPIHKQKRLERGYNQAETLAKELGKVLNITVLSRLLQRDKNTLPQNKLNDKERLLNLEKAFSISQKEMEAYPTPIKRVMLVDDIYTTGSTMEACTNILLKNGVEKVYFISVCIGKGF from the coding sequence TTGCTTCAAACAGTACTTGATTTCATTTATCCTAAAAGATGTCCAATATGTGGTGATATTGCCGTTCCAAGAGGGGAACTTGCCTGCATGGAATGCAGGTCTACATTAAAACCTATATCAGAACCTAGGTGTAAAAAGTGCAGTAAGCCAATAGAGAATGAAGAGAAGGAATATTGTCTGGATTGTGAAACAAAAAAACATCATTATACGAAAGGGTTTGCTTTATGGATTTATGATTCCGTATTAAAAAAGTCGCTTGCAGATTTTAAGTTTCATGGTAGGCAGGAATATGCAGTTTTTTATGCAGAGGAGATCATAAAGCAATTTGAGCAGAGTCTCAAACAGCTTGCTCTGGATGGATTGGTACCCATACCAATCCATAAACAAAAACGATTGGAAAGAGGCTATAACCAGGCAGAGACATTGGCAAAAGAGCTTGGTAAGGTGCTAAATATAACTGTACTTTCTCGCCTTTTACAACGAGATAAAAACACATTGCCACAGAATAAGTTAAACGACAAAGAAAGGCTGCTCAATCTGGAAAAGGCATTTTCTATATCCCAAAAAGAGATGGAGGCATATCCTACGCCGATTAAGAGGGTAATGTTAGTTGATGACATTTACACTACCGGCAGTACTATGGAGGCTTGTACAAATATCTTATTAAAGAATGGAGTAGAAAAAGTGTATTTTATTAGTGTCTGTATTGGCAAAGGATTTTAA
- a CDS encoding nucleotidyltransferase family protein: protein MTKTTLVIMAAGLGSRYGGIKQLEPVGPSGEIIMDYSIYDAIKAGFNKVVFIIRKDLEADFKDIIGNRIAKHVEVDYVFQELDNLPEGFTKPEERTKPWGTGQAVLSCEGILSEPFAVINADDYYGKEAFEKVHDFLVNADSSKLDFCMAGFILGNTLSENGSVTRGVCRVNEKGLLTDIVETKGIEQKGNAAVAVDEKGEEITIDLNGAVSMNMWGFTPGLLAELKEGFISFLKVSGQELKSEYLLPEMVGNLIHAGKATVQVLQSKDKWFGVTYKEDKPVVVDSFKALIKEGLYPEKLF, encoded by the coding sequence ATGACAAAAACAACATTGGTAATTATGGCAGCGGGGCTGGGGAGCAGATATGGAGGAATTAAGCAGCTAGAACCAGTTGGGCCAAGTGGGGAAATAATTATGGATTACTCCATTTATGATGCTATAAAGGCTGGCTTTAACAAGGTGGTGTTTATTATCAGAAAGGACTTGGAGGCTGATTTTAAAGATATTATCGGCAACCGTATTGCGAAGCATGTCGAAGTAGATTATGTATTTCAGGAACTTGATAATCTTCCTGAAGGCTTTACAAAACCGGAAGAACGAACAAAGCCATGGGGAACCGGACAGGCAGTATTAAGTTGTGAAGGTATCTTATCAGAACCTTTTGCTGTTATCAACGCTGATGACTACTATGGCAAAGAGGCATTTGAAAAAGTACATGATTTCTTAGTGAATGCAGATAGTAGTAAACTAGATTTTTGTATGGCAGGTTTTATATTGGGAAATACCTTAAGTGAGAATGGTTCAGTTACCAGAGGTGTATGTAGGGTGAATGAAAAAGGTCTTCTAACCGATATTGTAGAAACCAAAGGGATTGAACAAAAAGGTAATGCGGCAGTAGCAGTTGATGAAAAGGGCGAAGAAATAACAATCGATTTAAACGGAGCAGTATCCATGAACATGTGGGGCTTTACACCGGGATTATTAGCAGAGTTAAAGGAAGGTTTTATAAGCTTTTTAAAGGTTTCTGGACAGGAGCTAAAATCAGAGTATCTTCTTCCTGAGATGGTAGGTAACTTAATACATGCAGGAAAAGCTACAGTACAGGTACTCCAGTCGAAAGATAAATGGTTCGGTGTGACCTATAAAGAAGATAAGCCGGTGGTAGTTGATTCGTTTAAAGCATTAATTAAAGAGGGGCTTTATCCGGAAAAGCTGTTTTAA